In the Thermococcus sp. MAR1 genome, one interval contains:
- a CDS encoding SPFH domain-containing protein yields the protein MTAFAGAALIILGVFLLIMLLLSVKVIRPYQKGLVERLGKFNRILEPGIHFIIPFMERVKVVDMREHVVDVPPQEVICKDNVVVTVDAVVYYQILDPVKVIYNVSNFLMAIIKLAQTNLRAIIGEMELDETLSGRDIINAKLREELDKITDRWGVKITRVEIQRIDPPKDIQDAMAKQMTAEREKRAMILLAEGKKEAAIKEAEGQKQAAILKAEGEKQRQILVAEGQAEAIRKVLEALKLADEKYLTLQYIEKMPELAKYGNLIVPYDTEALIGLLRILQKVKDVPIPEPPKPPKGDNPENEGVSTNPSEDELKKLKNLME from the coding sequence ATGACAGCCTTTGCCGGTGCCGCATTGATAATACTGGGTGTTTTTCTTTTGATAATGCTCCTGCTGAGCGTAAAGGTTATCCGCCCGTACCAGAAAGGACTCGTTGAAAGGCTCGGAAAGTTCAACAGGATTTTAGAGCCGGGGATACACTTCATAATCCCCTTCATGGAGCGCGTCAAGGTCGTGGACATGCGCGAGCACGTCGTCGATGTTCCGCCGCAGGAGGTCATCTGTAAGGACAACGTCGTCGTCACCGTCGATGCCGTCGTTTACTACCAGATCCTCGACCCCGTAAAGGTCATCTACAACGTCAGCAACTTCCTGATGGCCATAATCAAGCTCGCGCAAACTAATTTGCGTGCCATCATAGGTGAGATGGAGCTCGACGAGACGCTGAGCGGGAGAGACATAATCAACGCCAAGCTGAGGGAAGAGCTCGACAAGATAACCGACCGCTGGGGCGTCAAGATTACGCGCGTCGAGATACAGCGCATAGACCCGCCCAAGGACATTCAGGACGCGATGGCCAAGCAGATGACGGCTGAAAGGGAAAAGAGGGCGATGATACTCCTGGCTGAGGGTAAGAAGGAGGCGGCCATTAAGGAGGCAGAGGGCCAGAAGCAAGCCGCCATACTCAAGGCAGAGGGTGAGAAGCAGAGGCAGATACTCGTGGCAGAGGGTCAGGCGGAGGCGATAAGGAAGGTCCTTGAGGCGCTCAAGCTCGCCGACGAGAAGTACCTCACGCTCCAGTACATCGAGAAGATGCCCGAGCTTGCCAAGTACGGCAACCTCATCGTCCCCTACGACACCGAGGCCCTGATAGGCCTGCTGAGGATACTCCAGAAGGTGAAGGACGTTCCGATACCAGAGCCCCCGAAGCCCCCGAAGGGAGACAACCCGGAGAATGAGGGCGTATCGACCAATCCCTCCGAAGACGAGCTGAAAAAGCTTAAGAACCTAATGGAGTGA
- a CDS encoding type II/IV secretion system ATPase subunit, with the protein MPVRRDVSDNIEVAMARNPHLRRYVEEFVKKTGKFPEFYAQLSRDMKDIKYPNILYPVGDPIFIHIYGDLNTEKRYIVIEPRITRPEEEQKYELLKDKILELAPEKKIPEDSEEFERFLDDLMDEALSKIGGGLFNRKRVSFTAEEVAKFRYLLKRDIVGIGPLEPLMRDPYIEDIHIIGANYVSLIHKIFDAMETNITFGDNLRLADYFKNLSERMGRPVSDKNPIVDGTLPDGSRINIIYSPDVSIQGPSATIRKFSATPLSVVQLVKWNTFSAEVAAYLWLALEYGMSIFVCGETASGKTTTLNSIIPFIKPDAKIYTAEDTPEVVVPHKNWQRLTTRERGPEESRVTLFDLLKAALRSRPNYIIVGEIRGAEGAIAFQAMQTGHPVMATFHAGDVRKMIQRFTGSPINIPVTFIDNLNIALFQQAVYVRGRFLRRVLSVVEIEGYYEELGGVATRNVFEWDSVTDRHIFRGMNNSYILERKIAEVAGYEDPKEIYNELFLRARIIKRMAELGITDYYAVHREIKAFYERGIEGLSFRL; encoded by the coding sequence ATGCCGGTCAGGAGGGACGTCAGCGACAACATCGAGGTTGCAATGGCTCGCAATCCCCACCTCAGAAGGTACGTTGAAGAGTTCGTCAAGAAGACCGGCAAGTTTCCGGAGTTCTACGCCCAGCTCAGCAGGGATATGAAGGACATCAAGTACCCGAACATACTCTACCCCGTCGGCGATCCTATATTCATTCACATCTACGGCGACTTGAACACGGAGAAGAGGTACATAGTCATCGAACCGAGAATAACCCGGCCCGAGGAGGAGCAGAAGTACGAACTCCTGAAGGACAAGATACTTGAGCTAGCACCGGAGAAGAAAATCCCCGAGGACAGCGAGGAGTTCGAGCGCTTTTTGGACGATTTGATGGATGAGGCGCTAAGCAAGATTGGAGGGGGGCTGTTCAACCGCAAACGGGTCTCGTTCACGGCCGAGGAGGTGGCAAAATTTCGCTATCTCCTCAAGAGGGACATCGTTGGCATCGGTCCTCTGGAGCCCCTCATGCGTGACCCCTACATCGAGGATATCCACATCATCGGCGCCAACTACGTCTCCCTTATCCACAAGATATTCGACGCGATGGAGACCAACATAACCTTCGGCGACAACCTCCGCCTGGCGGACTACTTTAAGAACCTCAGCGAGAGGATGGGAAGGCCGGTCAGCGACAAGAACCCCATAGTTGACGGAACTCTTCCCGATGGCTCCCGTATCAACATCATCTACTCCCCCGACGTCAGCATCCAGGGTCCGAGTGCCACCATCCGTAAGTTCTCGGCGACTCCGCTGAGCGTCGTCCAGCTCGTCAAGTGGAACACATTCTCGGCGGAGGTGGCTGCCTACCTCTGGCTGGCCCTTGAGTACGGCATGAGCATCTTCGTCTGCGGTGAGACTGCGAGCGGAAAGACCACAACGCTCAACTCGATAATCCCGTTCATCAAACCAGACGCTAAAATCTACACTGCTGAGGATACCCCAGAGGTCGTTGTTCCGCACAAGAACTGGCAGAGGCTCACCACAAGGGAGCGCGGCCCGGAGGAGAGCAGGGTTACGCTCTTCGACCTCCTGAAAGCGGCGCTGCGTTCGAGACCGAACTACATTATAGTCGGTGAGATCCGTGGAGCCGAGGGCGCCATAGCCTTCCAGGCCATGCAGACCGGCCACCCGGTCATGGCGACGTTCCACGCGGGCGACGTTAGGAAGATGATACAGCGTTTCACAGGTTCCCCAATAAACATCCCGGTCACTTTCATAGACAACCTGAACATAGCCCTCTTCCAGCAGGCGGTTTACGTCCGCGGCAGGTTCCTGAGGAGAGTTCTGAGCGTCGTTGAGATTGAGGGCTACTACGAGGAGCTCGGTGGCGTCGCGACGAGGAACGTCTTCGAGTGGGACTCTGTGACTGACAGACACATCTTCCGTGGAATGAACAACTCGTACATCCTTGAAAGGAAGATAGCGGAAGTCGCTGGATACGAAGACCCCAAGGAAATCTACAATGAGCTCTTCCTTAGGGCGAGGATAATCAAGAGGATGGCAGAGCTCGGCATAACCGACTACTACGCCGTTCACCGTGAGATCAAGGCGTTCTACGAGAGGGGAATCGAGGGACTGAGCTTCAGGCTGTGA
- a CDS encoding PIN domain-containing protein, translating to MIYLDTNIIFNYIFQTELTSYSVEVLSLPDPKVTSDTVINEAIFVTLRKLAKDKAGISSTLALKKSLKSGKLPPVVLTKAYSYVKATLKAYDVITIPENVDWETVIILAQKYSLLPSDARILATVLKSGISKLATLDMDFSSVSDVVELWPKSFWG from the coding sequence GTGATATACCTCGATACCAACATAATTTTTAACTACATCTTTCAGACTGAACTGACATCCTACTCCGTTGAAGTTCTCTCCCTGCCAGACCCCAAGGTCACGTCCGACACAGTGATAAACGAAGCTATTTTTGTCACTTTAAGAAAACTGGCAAAGGACAAGGCGGGAATATCCTCAACACTTGCCCTGAAGAAGTCCCTGAAATCCGGCAAGCTTCCTCCTGTGGTCCTCACGAAGGCTTACAGCTACGTGAAAGCTACTTTAAAGGCCTATGATGTAATCACAATACCTGAAAACGTGGACTGGGAAACTGTAATAATACTGGCACAGAAGTACTCACTGCTCCCAAGCGATGCCAGGATTCTCGCCACTGTTCTAAAGAGTGGAATAAGCAAACTGGCGACGTTAGACATGGACTTTTCGTCCGTCTCCGACGTCGTTGAGCTTTGGCCAAAGAGTTTTTGGGGATGA
- a CDS encoding NfeD family protein, translated as MDPLPISLLILGLLVIVLDMMVSAFITPIGVAMVVLGLLLGFGVNFTESFVLALVAAVVAYILVGRYIKRDVRDAGKGKYTFDLKGKRGRIVEIGREHYIVELEGDRWIALADGDEKLKIGETVEVADVDGVKLIVRKA; from the coding sequence ATGGATCCACTCCCCATTTCCCTTTTGATTCTTGGACTGCTCGTAATAGTCCTCGACATGATGGTATCCGCGTTCATAACCCCAATCGGAGTGGCAATGGTGGTCCTCGGTCTCCTGCTGGGCTTTGGCGTGAACTTCACCGAGAGCTTTGTCCTGGCCCTCGTAGCTGCAGTTGTGGCTTACATCCTCGTTGGCAGGTACATAAAGAGGGACGTCCGGGATGCCGGAAAGGGTAAGTACACCTTCGACCTGAAGGGCAAGCGCGGAAGGATCGTCGAGATAGGCAGGGAGCACTACATAGTCGAGCTTGAGGGGGACAGGTGGATAGCCCTGGCCGATGGGGATGAGAAGCTGAAAATAGGCGAGACCGTCGAGGTCGCTGACGTTGACGGCGTCAAGCTCATAGTCAGGAAAGCCTGA
- a CDS encoding amidohydrolase family protein: MKALVGTVIDWSGVRSDAAIIIEGTVIRDVVPADGLRQYEVDEVYGGKGYLILPGLVNAHTHVAMARFRGLGEDVPIERWLNDAIWPAELEWTREEIRRWALLGMAEALANGSTAINDHYFFAGEIAEVAKELGIRAFIGQTVMDTIDFPIAEPEEGFRFFKEWAGKDELVTPVLAPHATNTVSLELMEEIGEFARERNALIHVHISQSGGEVLEVKRRYGLSPVEYLERAGVLGDDLVGVHGIYLSDSEVSLYAKSGATLVHCSLSMAKLEARIAPIIELAERGANIALGNDSPNPVGLMDPFEEMRFAAVLNKVWRRRTDVASAKDVFRWATLGGARALKLKAGLIKPGYLADLVVINARKPQFLPGENLYSHIVYSTRGSDVELVMVNGEILYKNGILLRLGKTLEELWEELRLS; encoded by the coding sequence ATGAAGGCTCTGGTCGGAACCGTCATTGATTGGAGCGGAGTTAGATCCGATGCCGCCATCATAATTGAAGGAACCGTGATTAGAGACGTCGTTCCCGCCGATGGTCTTCGCCAGTACGAGGTCGATGAGGTCTACGGTGGTAAGGGATACCTGATTCTCCCGGGACTGGTCAATGCCCACACCCACGTGGCAATGGCCCGCTTTAGGGGACTCGGCGAGGACGTGCCTATCGAGCGGTGGCTTAACGATGCTATCTGGCCCGCGGAGCTGGAGTGGACGAGGGAAGAGATACGCCGCTGGGCACTCCTCGGAATGGCCGAGGCCCTGGCAAATGGGTCGACGGCGATAAACGACCACTACTTCTTCGCCGGCGAGATAGCGGAGGTGGCTAAGGAGCTTGGAATCAGGGCCTTTATCGGCCAGACCGTTATGGACACGATTGACTTCCCTATAGCCGAGCCGGAGGAGGGCTTCAGGTTCTTCAAGGAATGGGCAGGAAAGGATGAGCTCGTAACTCCTGTCCTTGCTCCACATGCAACCAACACCGTTTCCCTTGAGCTGATGGAGGAAATCGGCGAATTCGCCAGGGAAAGAAATGCGCTCATCCACGTCCACATCTCCCAGAGCGGGGGCGAAGTGCTGGAGGTCAAGCGGCGCTACGGTCTCTCTCCCGTTGAATACCTCGAAAGGGCCGGCGTGCTTGGGGACGACCTTGTCGGCGTCCACGGCATCTACCTGAGCGATTCCGAGGTTTCCCTCTACGCGAAAAGCGGTGCAACGCTCGTCCATTGCTCTCTGAGCATGGCGAAGCTTGAGGCGAGGATAGCACCGATAATCGAGCTGGCTGAAAGGGGTGCCAACATAGCCCTCGGCAACGACTCCCCGAACCCTGTTGGACTCATGGATCCATTTGAGGAGATGCGCTTTGCGGCGGTTCTCAACAAGGTCTGGAGGAGAAGAACGGACGTTGCTAGTGCTAAGGATGTTTTCCGCTGGGCGACCCTCGGCGGTGCCAGAGCTTTGAAGCTGAAGGCGGGTCTCATAAAGCCCGGCTATCTGGCCGACCTCGTGGTAATAAACGCAAGAAAGCCCCAGTTCCTGCCGGGTGAGAACCTGTATTCCCACATCGTCTATTCGACGAGGGGCAGTGACGTCGAGCTGGTGATGGTGAACGGAGAGATCCTCTATAAAAACGGGATACTGCTGAGGCTGGGAAAAACGCTGGAGGAACTGTGGGAAGAGCTCAGGCTTTCCTGA
- a CDS encoding helix-turn-helix transcriptional regulator, producing MGAGEYDYEINAYAVYFEVVSPDDVKETIEIDLTSYTNLTQYVIYTDYPVENASAVLDLGSAVERINVTVREVLGGTNAIYMSFPTLKPGQSARISLSLITRGMVSESNGREQFTYYIRFSQPVGVFHMQLLVPKGYAILSPIIPSPDRVESSTDRLLLEWKRSNVRSGDEFYFIVGFSGEITVPRPPSPWLYVGVFIIGLLIGGGSVYGYVLYRERKREEEKVHLRSDEEKILALLREGPVLQSELTDKLGVSKAKVSIILREMEEKGLITRVKEGRTYRVFLKE from the coding sequence GTGGGTGCGGGGGAGTACGACTACGAGATAAACGCCTACGCGGTGTATTTTGAGGTGGTTAGCCCGGACGATGTCAAGGAGACTATCGAGATAGACTTAACATCGTACACCAACCTTACCCAGTACGTTATCTACACGGACTACCCCGTGGAGAACGCGAGTGCAGTTCTCGACCTCGGAAGCGCCGTGGAGAGGATTAACGTCACCGTTCGGGAGGTCCTCGGCGGGACGAACGCGATTTACATGTCATTCCCAACGCTTAAACCGGGTCAGAGCGCGAGGATAAGCCTGAGCCTCATCACGAGGGGCATGGTGAGCGAGAGCAATGGCAGGGAACAGTTCACATACTACATAAGGTTCAGCCAGCCGGTCGGGGTCTTTCACATGCAGCTGCTCGTCCCGAAGGGCTACGCCATACTCTCGCCGATAATCCCGTCACCGGATAGGGTTGAGAGCTCAACAGACAGGCTCCTTCTCGAATGGAAGCGCAGCAACGTCCGGTCAGGAGATGAGTTCTACTTCATAGTCGGCTTTTCAGGGGAGATAACCGTTCCAAGGCCGCCCTCGCCGTGGCTCTACGTCGGTGTTTTCATTATCGGTCTCCTCATTGGAGGGGGGAGCGTTTACGGCTACGTCCTCTACCGTGAGAGGAAGCGCGAGGAGGAAAAGGTGCACCTGCGGAGCGACGAGGAGAAGATACTCGCCCTGCTGAGGGAGGGCCCGGTTCTTCAGAGCGAACTCACCGATAAGCTCGGTGTTTCAAAGGCGAAGGTCAGCATAATCCTCCGCGAGATGGAGGAGAAGGGGCTGATAACCCGCGTGAAGGAAGGGAGAACCTACCGGGTTTTTCTGAAGGAGTGA
- a CDS encoding HVO_0476 family zinc finger protein, whose amino-acid sequence MEEYFICPECGSDDVEVIRERGRELTLRCNECGNVWIITLPKLIKVPLIVSKHERSFRTFVELPEGEEIKIGDIVETEEDEVRITGIELEGEKRVNKGMIGEIKTLWGESLTYPKVIKVSIYLPKGVTQAFKVKVPRNEEFVVGEVLEVGGYTFRVEKIKTETKMLHHGKAKADKIVALMGHSIPRARARRSLEIYRGYGRESR is encoded by the coding sequence ATGGAGGAGTATTTCATCTGTCCGGAATGCGGTAGCGATGACGTTGAGGTCATCCGGGAGAGGGGAAGGGAGCTCACCCTCCGCTGCAACGAGTGCGGCAACGTGTGGATTATAACCCTTCCAAAGCTCATTAAGGTCCCGCTGATAGTCAGCAAGCACGAGAGGAGCTTCAGAACCTTTGTTGAACTGCCTGAGGGCGAGGAGATAAAGATCGGCGACATAGTTGAGACCGAGGAAGATGAGGTCAGGATAACCGGAATAGAGCTCGAAGGGGAGAAAAGGGTCAACAAGGGCATGATAGGTGAGATTAAGACCCTCTGGGGCGAAAGCTTAACCTATCCAAAGGTCATCAAGGTGTCAATATACCTGCCGAAGGGTGTAACCCAGGCCTTCAAGGTGAAGGTGCCGAGGAACGAGGAGTTCGTCGTCGGTGAGGTTCTTGAAGTGGGTGGCTACACCTTCAGGGTCGAGAAGATAAAGACAGAAACCAAGATGCTCCACCACGGAAAGGCGAAGGCCGATAAGATAGTCGCCCTCATGGGTCACAGCATTCCCCGCGCCCGCGCAAGGAGGAGCCTGGAGATATACAGGGGCTACGGCAGGGAATCTCGGTGA
- the flaJ gene encoding archaellar assembly protein FlaJ produces MAGEKAGVLAQSGITMHEYFRKVLLPSLLGAMALFAAISVLKRFVALSSVITFALYAIPILPLIYAVGYPYARISSKRVQINSKIPFFATYFAVLSTSDVSRSELIWNLATEKILEPIASDMKKVYYLIAKLHRGMPEALRFLARRTPSKVFVDFLDRLAYSLDSGVELRDYLLQEQKTVMDDYETFYEGTLYDLDVFKEVYSSLIISVVFMVTFIIIGPILTGQDIVSLSAFMFVLVLATEIGIMLVIKYRMPEDKIWADYAMTSERKARFIKAALISIAGIVVAAVLVALVVRPRFDLPLLVQVAIVLTPLMYLGKVLEKEEKAILVKDENFPAFMRSLSSSLAASGAALPLVLKYLSAHDFGVLTQDIKNLYRRVSMRIDNSKSWRYFTIDTGSWLIGIFSEIFNKSINLGAEPDYVGMVISRNFERLVRLRRKRAQTVASFRGVIYGITGAFAFSVAAAFQVSVYMNKLFSNLTIQGDFLQNIIFVPSKSGLEMTDYILMVILIIHCLLSALSIKFADGGHIGITVYYFVVLVWLAALGQYLGTVVMGKMMTFSSLTGIVIGSSGVIP; encoded by the coding sequence ATGGCAGGGGAGAAGGCGGGAGTGCTGGCACAGTCGGGCATTACCATGCACGAGTACTTCAGAAAGGTTCTTTTGCCCAGCCTACTGGGTGCCATGGCGCTCTTCGCCGCGATCTCGGTTCTCAAGAGGTTCGTTGCACTCTCCAGCGTGATAACCTTCGCCCTCTATGCGATCCCGATTCTTCCTCTCATCTACGCCGTCGGTTATCCCTACGCCAGAATAAGCAGCAAGAGGGTTCAGATAAACTCCAAAATTCCATTCTTTGCCACGTACTTCGCGGTCCTCTCGACGAGCGACGTGAGCAGGAGTGAGCTCATCTGGAACCTGGCCACCGAGAAGATTCTGGAGCCGATAGCGAGCGACATGAAGAAGGTTTACTACCTAATAGCCAAGCTTCACAGGGGAATGCCCGAGGCCCTGAGGTTCCTGGCGAGGAGAACGCCCAGCAAGGTCTTCGTGGACTTTCTTGACAGGCTTGCCTATTCCCTCGACAGCGGTGTTGAATTAAGGGACTACCTCCTCCAGGAGCAGAAGACCGTTATGGACGACTACGAGACCTTCTACGAGGGAACTCTCTACGATCTGGACGTCTTTAAGGAGGTGTATTCCTCCCTGATAATCTCCGTCGTCTTCATGGTGACTTTCATAATCATCGGCCCGATACTGACCGGCCAGGACATCGTCAGCCTGAGCGCCTTTATGTTCGTGCTTGTACTCGCCACCGAGATTGGAATAATGCTCGTCATAAAGTACAGGATGCCGGAGGACAAGATATGGGCAGACTATGCCATGACCTCCGAGAGGAAGGCCAGGTTCATCAAGGCCGCGCTCATATCAATCGCCGGCATCGTCGTGGCGGCTGTTCTGGTGGCTCTCGTGGTGAGGCCGAGGTTCGACCTTCCGCTCCTCGTGCAGGTCGCGATAGTCCTCACTCCGCTCATGTACCTGGGCAAGGTGCTCGAGAAGGAGGAGAAGGCCATCCTTGTCAAGGACGAGAACTTTCCTGCCTTCATGAGGAGCCTTAGTTCATCGCTGGCGGCCAGCGGTGCTGCCCTCCCCCTCGTGCTCAAGTATCTCAGCGCCCACGACTTTGGGGTCCTCACTCAGGACATAAAGAACCTCTACCGCAGGGTCTCCATGAGGATAGACAACAGCAAATCCTGGCGCTACTTCACGATAGACACCGGAAGCTGGCTCATAGGTATCTTCTCCGAGATATTCAACAAGAGCATAAACCTCGGTGCGGAGCCGGACTACGTTGGAATGGTCATATCGAGGAACTTCGAGCGCCTGGTGAGGCTCAGGAGGAAGCGCGCCCAGACCGTTGCGAGCTTTAGGGGTGTTATCTACGGCATAACCGGGGCCTTCGCCTTCTCCGTTGCGGCCGCGTTTCAGGTTTCGGTTTACATGAACAAGCTCTTCTCAAACCTGACCATCCAAGGGGACTTCCTCCAGAACATAATCTTCGTTCCGTCGAAGAGTGGCCTAGAGATGACTGACTACATCCTCATGGTTATTCTGATCATCCACTGCCTCCTTTCCGCCCTTTCGATAAAGTTTGCAGACGGGGGCCACATCGGGATCACGGTCTACTACTTCGTGGTTCTCGTATGGCTGGCGGCGCTCGGTCAGTACCTGGGAACGGTTGTGATGGGCAAGATGATGACGTTCTCCTCGCTGACGGGGATAGTTATAGGCTCCTCGGGGGTGATACCGTGA
- a CDS encoding phosphoadenosine phosphosulfate reductase family protein, translating into MGRPVFLGKAYINWCEKCNVPLIGDSCAVHGEESVFKLNITPPGDLRFAFEKDIEFIRSVFREHYGVDLGELFEGKIVLLNKTPGEDDSYEIILDGYVFGWVRFDPLELRWKPGLKVEGAIALWKRFGKSMRKWIIVDEGAIDPILSGSNLLPVGIIEAEQSIRRNDDVILVSESGEVIATGIAKKDYEALASKERGTGVKVRRQKSVNYREGRKATMEDVLRANSIELEKKVMEARRFMRKVATRYSDLPVAVAFSGGKDSLAVLGLALEEFGENFTVFFNNTGIEFPETLEYVKELRRELEPKGIKFIVADAGDAFWRALHVFSPPGRDYRWCCKVTKLGPITMAIKENYPKGVLMFVGQRKYESIKRFKQPRVWKNPWVPNERGASPIFHWRALEVWLYIFSRNLKYNPLYADRLDRIGCFLCPSASLAEIYTLKEEKPELWARWENELKVWGKRFGMPDEWITYGFWRWKKLSRGEKAIARELGIEVPEERSWEPVKYSIVKNEDGFAVRFNTIVNLKRIGEVAPILGEVEEGENYIRAGKVTFRPDGAYTSDFNEGVQAYYLVKRAYECVGCGVCVGKCPENALSIDPKSRKIVVNGELCTHCRECMDVCPLLKIKNPEEGSQL; encoded by the coding sequence ATGGGAAGGCCGGTCTTCCTCGGTAAGGCTTACATAAACTGGTGCGAGAAGTGCAACGTCCCGCTCATCGGTGATAGCTGTGCCGTTCACGGGGAGGAGAGCGTGTTTAAGCTCAACATCACGCCTCCCGGCGATTTGAGATTCGCCTTTGAGAAGGACATCGAGTTCATACGCTCGGTCTTCAGGGAGCACTACGGCGTCGACCTCGGTGAACTCTTCGAGGGAAAAATCGTCCTCCTCAACAAGACGCCCGGAGAGGACGACTCCTACGAGATAATCCTCGACGGCTACGTCTTCGGCTGGGTGCGCTTCGACCCGCTGGAGCTTCGCTGGAAGCCCGGCTTAAAGGTCGAGGGTGCCATTGCCCTCTGGAAGCGCTTCGGAAAGTCCATGAGGAAGTGGATAATCGTCGATGAAGGGGCCATAGACCCGATTCTGAGCGGCTCCAACCTCCTGCCGGTTGGTATAATCGAGGCCGAGCAAAGCATAAGGAGAAACGACGATGTAATCCTCGTCTCCGAGAGCGGTGAGGTTATCGCTACCGGCATAGCGAAGAAGGACTACGAAGCCTTGGCCAGCAAGGAGCGCGGAACCGGTGTCAAGGTGAGGCGGCAGAAGAGCGTAAACTACCGCGAGGGAAGGAAGGCCACGATGGAAGATGTGCTGAGGGCCAACTCCATCGAGCTTGAGAAGAAGGTGATGGAAGCGAGGCGCTTCATGAGGAAAGTTGCCACCCGCTACTCCGACCTTCCGGTTGCGGTGGCCTTCTCCGGCGGGAAGGACAGCTTGGCCGTCCTTGGTCTCGCTCTTGAGGAGTTTGGGGAAAACTTCACAGTCTTCTTCAACAACACCGGCATAGAGTTCCCGGAAACTCTCGAATATGTCAAGGAGCTGAGGAGAGAGCTTGAGCCGAAGGGCATAAAGTTCATAGTTGCCGATGCCGGCGATGCGTTCTGGCGCGCCCTTCACGTCTTTTCCCCACCTGGTAGAGACTACCGCTGGTGCTGTAAGGTGACGAAGCTTGGCCCCATAACGATGGCGATAAAGGAGAACTACCCGAAAGGCGTTCTCATGTTCGTCGGCCAGAGGAAGTACGAGAGCATAAAGAGGTTTAAGCAACCCCGCGTTTGGAAGAACCCCTGGGTGCCGAACGAGAGGGGGGCATCGCCGATATTCCACTGGCGCGCGCTGGAGGTCTGGCTCTACATCTTCAGCAGGAACCTTAAGTACAACCCGCTCTACGCGGACAGGCTTGACAGAATAGGCTGCTTCCTCTGTCCGAGCGCTTCGCTTGCCGAAATCTACACCCTCAAAGAAGAGAAGCCTGAGCTGTGGGCCAGGTGGGAGAACGAGCTCAAGGTCTGGGGGAAGCGCTTTGGAATGCCCGACGAGTGGATAACCTACGGCTTCTGGCGGTGGAAGAAGCTTAGCAGGGGCGAGAAGGCGATAGCGAGGGAGTTAGGCATTGAAGTTCCTGAGGAGCGTTCCTGGGAGCCGGTGAAGTATTCGATTGTGAAGAACGAGGACGGCTTTGCTGTTCGCTTCAACACCATCGTGAACCTGAAAAGAATCGGAGAGGTCGCTCCAATCCTGGGAGAGGTCGAGGAAGGCGAAAACTACATAAGGGCGGGGAAAGTTACATTTAGACCAGATGGCGCCTACACAAGCGACTTCAACGAGGGAGTGCAAGCGTATTACCTCGTCAAGAGGGCCTACGAGTGTGTCGGCTGCGGCGTCTGCGTTGGCAAGTGTCCCGAGAATGCCCTCAGCATCGACCCGAAGAGCAGGAAAATCGTTGTGAACGGTGAGCTCTGCACCCACTGCAGGGAGTGTATGGACGTATGCCCGCTGTTAAAAATCAAAAACCCCGAGGAAGGAAGTCAGCTCTAA
- the rpl7ae gene encoding 50S ribosomal protein L7Ae: MAKPSYVKFEVPAELAEKALEAVELARDTGRIRKGTNETTKAVERGQAKLVIIAEDVDPEEIVAHLPPLCEEKEIPYIYVPSKKELGAAAGIEVPSASVAIVEPGKGRELVEDIAMKVRELMK, encoded by the coding sequence ATGGCGAAGCCAAGCTACGTCAAGTTTGAGGTTCCGGCAGAGCTTGCTGAGAAGGCCCTTGAGGCTGTTGAGCTCGCTCGCGACACCGGAAGGATAAGGAAGGGTACCAACGAGACGACCAAGGCCGTTGAGAGGGGTCAGGCCAAGCTCGTTATCATCGCTGAGGATGTTGACCCGGAGGAGATAGTTGCCCACCTCCCGCCGCTGTGCGAGGAGAAGGAGATACCGTACATCTACGTTCCGAGCAAGAAGGAGCTCGGTGCTGCCGCTGGTATTGAGGTTCCCTCTGCCAGCGTCGCCATCGTCGAGCCCGGTAAGGGCCGCGAGCTCGTTGAAGACATCGCTATGAAGGTCAGGGAGCTCATGAAGTGA